attttttgcttttttcagatTGCCAAGATCATCAAAGGGGAGGTCATCCAGGCCACATTTAAGATCCAATAGAGGTAAGCCAGTGCTGGAGGAAGACACGCAAGATGAAGCCAGTGAGACGGCAGGGAGGGCGCTCGCCACTCTCATTGAGGGCCAAAAGTAACAAGAGAAAGCCAACGGCAAGCCAGGGACCTTCAAATACATCCCCACTGTCCTTGGATGGCCAAACAGAGATGGGGGAGATGGAGACACAAGAACAGAAACAGGAAGATTCTCGTAGTTCACCCACAGACATCGACCCAACAGACACTCAGGAGTTAGAGAGCATCAGTCAAGCCACTGGGGTCCCCCTTAATAAGGGACAAAGCTCAAGGATCAGGGAAGTGCGCAACTGGAGATTAAGAGATCACTCTTTGCTTTTGGACAGTAAAGAAGGTGTAGTTGAGAGCAGTCCTTCCAGAGACCATCACAAAGGCCACGAGTCATTGCCTTCAAGAGCAATCGGTGAAGATGACAGTGGGAAAGAGGAGTCCTCGTCTGGAAGCAGCAACCATCCTCCATCTAGCCGCAAAACTGCCACATTCAAGTCGAAGGCACCCAAGAAGAAATATATGTTTGACCACCGCAGCAGCAGCATGACCAGTGGTCACCTTCAAAGCACAGAAAACTTTGAGAGTGTTGGCTCCTCGTCTGGGGAGCTGATATCTGGTGGTAGCGTAGTCTCTTCTGAAACGAGCAACAGCAGTCGGGAGGACTGTGATGGCACTTCTCACAGCAACAACAGCCTCACTTACAGCAAAGAGGACAAGCAATCTGCTGAGTCAAATTTGGAGGAAGCCCCCGATTTTTCAGGTGGGACACCAGTGGCATCAGCCAGCACTTCTGAATTGCACGATAGTAATAATGAACGAGAAGGTATCTGCAGCTTGCTTTCAGTGCGCTCCTCAAGTACGGACACTGCCAGTGAACACTCCGCTGACTCTGACATTGATGCCGGCCCTGCCACCAGCACTTTAACCTCATGTGGTATCGATGCAGAAGGCAGATGTCTGGATAAAGAAATAAAGCACGATTTAGACTGTTCCAGAGACAAAGAGAAGCAGCGGCCTTTCTGGTATGACCTGCGACACCTCAAATCCAAGCGAGTTTTGGCTCGACGCAGTCATGACTCAGCTGGGGATGGCCCGTCCTTTTTCCAGTCTGGTGTAGTGAAGCAAATTCGTCGGAGCAGTGATTTAGGAATTCAGTTTTCTGGGGAGCGCTCTTTAATATACTACGAAGGAGGAATGTCTTTTGGAGGAGCATGTGGCTCTTCGAGTTCAGCAGTGGATGTGATCCTTGATGTCGTTCCTCCCCCTAGTGCAGTGGCAGTTGGAACTCGGGTTTGTGTTTGTATCAGTCCAAATGAGACAATCTACAGAGAGGGAATGGTTCTGGAAATTAACCCCAAGCCAGTTTCATATCGGGTATTATTGGATGGAGCCTCCAAGTCTTCAGGGAACCATGAGGAGACTGGTGTGGGTGCAAAGAAGGACAATGACTCTGTGTGGGTGTCACTGTCAAGTCTGCGGCTCCTCCATTCCCCATGGATTAAGGAAGACAGTTCTGATTCTACTTTCACTGAAGAGGAAAATGGAGCACTTGGAGGAGGGTGCAATGCaggcaaggaaaaatgcaaaaagatgGTTAATGATACTCCTGTAGACCGggacttggagaaagaaaaatgtgacagtggcacagtggtgcataCTATATCCCCATTCATGTCCAAGTCCCGGCCGCTTATCACACCTCTAACTTCTAACCCTGCTCCGGGTGTCTTTCTTGTAAAGCCAGATTTGGGGACAGAAGGGGACACCCCACGATCCCAATACCAACAGACTCCTCCAGAGGATGTGGAAGTTTCCAAAATCAGCTTTCCCATGGACTCTACCCCCAAGGCTGACAGTGTGGCGCTGATGTTCCCCGGGGAAGAAAAGGGACAAAGCAGTGCACTGTCTGGACTCCCCATTCAGCGACAGATATTATCCCCTACAAAGTCTCCGGGATACACACAGCTGGTTGTGGGCCCAAGTACGGGGATGCTGCCCCTTGTCCTGGCGGGAAGTAGTACTCTTGCTTCATCCAACCGTTGTTTAATAGAACCGCCCACTTCTCTTCTCTGCCAGGAAGTGACCTCCTCTGCCACAGGGAGTGGACGTAGCAGCACTAGCAGCCTATCTTTAGAAAAAAGCAACAGCCAGGGAGGAAGTGGGTGCACGACTCCAGCTGCTGGCTCCACTTCTCGCTCACGTACTCCTCTGACTGCTGCCCAGCAAAAGTACAAGAAAGGAGATGTAGTATGCACCCCAAATGGAATCCGGAAAAAGTTCAATGGCAAGCAATGGCGGCGGCTGTGCTCCCGTGATAGCTGCATGAAGGAATCGCAGAGGCGAGGATACTGTTCACGCCATCTCTCCATGCGCACTAAGGAGATGGAGAACAATGGGGCGAATCTACCATCGGATACATTCTCAGGTCTTGGCTCTGGGTCCCGCTCCAGCAGGCTGGACGGCCGGGCGAGCAGTGAATTTGACTGGGACGACACATCCAGGGATAGCAGTGAGGCAAGCAGTCGTACTGACTCTCGCCCTCGGCTTGCGCTTTCTTCTCAGGCCATCATAGCTGCTGCATGTGCCACACAGGACTTGTCTCGCTTTGACTTTGATGAATGTGAGGCTGCCAACATGTTAGTCTCCTTGGGAAGTTCGCGCTCAGGAACACCTTCCTTTTCACCCGTCTCCAACCAGTCGCCTTTCTCGCCTGCACCCTCCCCTTCACCTTCTCCTCTCTTTGGGTTCCGACCAGCTAACTTCAGCCCTATAACAGCCTCTCCTGTTATTCAGAGAATAGCGGGACCAAACAGGCATGCAACGGCCAGCACCCCAAAAGTAGTTCCATTACTGGAAGGGATTGGCGGGTCACAGCACAGTGGGGGTACTCCACACCGAGAACGGCACATTTCGGGGATCCAGCCCACATTCCAGGCAAACCTGACTTTCACAGTACCGATGAGCCCCAACAAGCGCAAGTCGGACTCTCACTGCCCTGCCTCAACTGGGAACAGCATGTCTATTACCACCCCAATAGCTGGTGGCAGTGGCAGTACCAGTTCATCCTGTTCAACAGCTCCGGATTTTCAAAAGAGTGATAGCCTGGACTCTGGTGTTGACTCCATTTCTCATACTCCCACTTTGCCATCCACCCCAGCAGGATTTAGAGCAATGTCCCCAGCCAGCCAGTTCCCAGGTTCCCAACAGGCTTCACCTCTTCCACTACTGTCACCCACACCTTCTGCCATGACTTCTGATCCCTGTACCACTGTACGACGGGTACCAGCACAGCAGCACCAGCAAAGAGACTCGCCAGTTATTGTTAGAAACCCAGATGTCCCTTTACCAGCCAAATTCACAGAAAAACCCTTGGGAATTGGGAACATTGGGGTTGATCCTCACAATGGTGGCTCGGCTAGTCCGAGGACACCAAGATTTACTGGTACTAAAGAAGGTGGAGTAGTAGGAAATGTGGCAGGAAGTAATGCCAGGGCAAAAGTGACCGGCCTGCAAATACCTGTACCAATCAATGCCAACCAGCTTGGCGTGGGTGCAAATGCTGCCAACGGTATAAGTCGCAGTTTACAGATGGGTGTGTCTTCTGCAAGCAGCAGCACTCAATCAGAACAGTCTGTCGTCAGCAGTGCTACCCAGACCCATGCTACTGACTCTGTGGCACGTGgcactgtgggaaacccagctgTGGGAAGTGTGGGTGCAGTGGGCTTTGGAGGAGTCGTCACACCATTACCTTACCATCCAGCTCCCACCGCCCTACTGCCAGTCATCgttccttcagagttctcacacCCAGTACCACGCAAAGACATCATCATGGGCAGGCCAGGCACAGGTAAGGCCTTTGTGGGAGTTTTGAATTTGGGTTTGGGAAGATCAGATGGTTGGTTTTGGTGAAAGTGGTCTCATCCTGACAGGTTAGCTGAATCAGGGGTTTTAGATTAAATATTCAGTATTCAGTCTGAGGGTCtttatggaaaacaaaaaaaaaatttaaatcagcaTTTTGCCAAATAAGGCTTTCTTGTAAAAATATGCCCTTGATTTCGTAAATGTTTCCTTCCGTTTGCCTTTttccatttactttttaaatatgtattgtcTCGAATAGAATTGTTGATAGTGGATGCTCCGTCTGTTAAGGTGGCAGAGAGGAGGTCATATAAGTTGAGATAATggttttattaaagcaaaaaaagggacagagtttaaaaataaatacaaatttattaaacattgtttttaacaATCATTAGCTGAATGAACCCAGGCATTGTTATGTTCCGCTTTCCATGGCCTTGGAATTCCCTTGGACACAGACTCATTCTTCTCGCACTTTTTGTTGCCACTTCTCTCCTATTCTTCTTTTGCCTTCCTCTTGGTCCTAATCCCTTACCTTTGtgagtacaaaataaacacaaaactaaacCACACCCTGCTGCCCCGGTGGACCTTCCTCTAAATGATTTCATAAGTCTTCCCAATTGGTCAGCTTACCTACTTGAAAACACCCCAAAACCAACAcagcttttgtcttttttgagTCTTTGGCAGGTTAGCAGAGAGTTAAATTCTATGCTGTGGttaccttggcagcaacattcaagtctctggtgactcttcgtatgaagtcagtagacggattgggagagcatggggggtcatgaggtcgctggaaagggaaggtccaagtctttagagtgctggtgcttcgtatcttgctatatagttgcgagacatagacgctatccagtgacccaggacgaagaatggactccttcagtactgtgtctcttcagagaatccttgcgtaccactggtttgactttgtgtcgaatgagcctttgctcatggagtcccaaatgaggcacattacctgcattgtgaggaagcattaTTTACAGCACagcagccatgtggcgcgattccctgagggtgatctgactagcaggatcctcattgttgagggcccAAGTGGCTCAaccagaccaaggggatgccacgtaatacctggctgcagcagatagatggtcatttccagagggtgggactggactgtgtgtcaaccacccaggatcccgagctgttttgtcatatggtgggtgcggcaacgcgctgtaccagttcatgctcctcaacctgacctgacctgattaccATTGGTTAGCAAAGGAATCATTACTAAGATCTGAGAATCGCCAAGCCAGAGTTCCTGGTGGGAACCAAAGGTTTCACTGCACCCTTGAGCTTTGAATTCCATTTAAACTTTAAGCTTGTTGTAGTCTTGGCAGCAATAGTCTCCTTTTCTTATGTCATCTGTTAGGTGAAGAGATGGAAGCCAGGATCTTTCAATCCCTCACATCACCAGTCTTCACCTTCCTGAGTTACATTTATCTGGCTTGCTTGCTATGGGGGGTCTTTATCTTCCCACACAGTTGTATAGCGAGGTCTCCAGTCAACATCATGTGCATTTCTTATCTGTATTTCTCTGTAAGGGGAGCTTTAAACCGTTGCCTGCTCTTAGTACCTAATGCAGTCTCATGATAGTGTATTTCTCCAGTACATTTTAtaattgtaaaatttttataaacGTGTTATTTAGGAATGAGTACTATTACATTAAAGT
This genomic window from Polypterus senegalus isolate Bchr_013 chromosome 12, ASM1683550v1, whole genome shotgun sequence contains:
- the cicb gene encoding protein capicua homolog, giving the protein MKPVRRQGGRSPLSLRAKSNKRKPTASQGPSNTSPLSLDGQTEMGEMETQEQKQEDSRSSPTDIDPTDTQELESISQATGVPLNKGQSSRIREVRNWRLRDHSLLLDSKEGVVESSPSRDHHKGHESLPSRAIGEDDSGKEESSSGSSNHPPSSRKTATFKSKAPKKKYMFDHRSSSMTSGHLQSTENFESVGSSSGELISGGSVVSSETSNSSREDCDGTSHSNNSLTYSKEDKQSAESNLEEAPDFSGGTPVASASTSELHDSNNEREGICSLLSVRSSSTDTASEHSADSDIDAGPATSTLTSCGIDAEGRCLDKEIKHDLDCSRDKEKQRPFWYDLRHLKSKRVLARRSHDSAGDGPSFFQSGVVKQIRRSSDLGIQFSGERSLIYYEGGMSFGGACGSSSSAVDVILDVVPPPSAVAVGTRVCVCISPNETIYREGMVLEINPKPVSYRVLLDGASKSSGNHEETGVGAKKDNDSVWVSLSSLRLLHSPWIKEDSSDSTFTEEENGALGGGCNAGKEKCKKMVNDTPVDRDLEKEKCDSGTVVHTISPFMSKSRPLITPLTSNPAPGVFLVKPDLGTEGDTPRSQYQQTPPEDVEVSKISFPMDSTPKADSVALMFPGEEKGQSSALSGLPIQRQILSPTKSPGYTQLVVGPSTGMLPLVLAGSSTLASSNRCLIEPPTSLLCQEVTSSATGSGRSSTSSLSLEKSNSQGGSGCTTPAAGSTSRSRTPLTAAQQKYKKGDVVCTPNGIRKKFNGKQWRRLCSRDSCMKESQRRGYCSRHLSMRTKEMENNGANLPSDTFSGLGSGSRSSRLDGRASSEFDWDDTSRDSSEASSRTDSRPRLALSSQAIIAAACATQDLSRFDFDECEAANMLVSLGSSRSGTPSFSPVSNQSPFSPAPSPSPSPLFGFRPANFSPITASPVIQRIAGPNRHATASTPKVVPLLEGIGGSQHSGGTPHRERHISGIQPTFQANLTFTVPMSPNKRKSDSHCPASTGNSMSITTPIAGGSGSTSSSCSTAPDFQKSDSLDSGVDSISHTPTLPSTPAGFRAMSPASQFPGSQQASPLPLLSPTPSAMTSDPCTTVRRVPAQQHQQRDSPVIVRNPDVPLPAKFTEKPLGIGNIGVDPHNGGSASPRTPRFTGTKEGGVVGNVAGSNARAKVTGLQIPVPINANQLGVGANAANGISRSLQMGVSSASSSTQSEQSVVSSATQTHATDSVARGTVGNPAVGSVGAVGFGGVVTPLPYHPAPTALLPVIVPSEFSHPVPRKDIIMGRPGTVWTNVEPRSVPVFPWHSLVPFLAPSQSESSVPSSESQQAVDHPPMPNQNKDPSLSCVVPVPDSGNSSSGGDPEKPTAPSPTQTEVPHAGAAIPAEDQAPLGREGVVGGADSETESDVDDPFYPALMSEAPISVSPVKRRTQSLSALPKDRDIGCDKEGRSPGKREKDHIRRPMNAFMIFSKRHRALVHQRHPNQDNRTVSKILGEWWYALGQKEKQKYHDLAFQLRRVCPLIDARTLLDPTQRSRPPIDCPGCSQPGSCSPTPCWNSPPGRSAPPCVPF